The following are encoded together in the Bos mutus isolate GX-2022 chromosome 3, NWIPB_WYAK_1.1, whole genome shotgun sequence genome:
- the ASB1 gene encoding ankyrin repeat and SOCS box protein 1, whose protein sequence is MAEGGGRAGPAPAGPNLKEWLREQFCDHPLEHCEDTRLHDAAYVGDLQTLRSLLQEESYRSRINEKSVWCCGWLPCTPLRIAATAGHGNCVDFLIRKGAEVDLVDVKGQTALYVAVVNGHLESAQILLEAGADPNGSRHHRSTPVYHASRVGRADILKALIRYGADVDVNHHLTPDAQPPFSRRLTSLVVCPLYISAAYHNLQCFKLLLQAGANPDFNCNGPVNTQGFYRGSPGCVMDAVLRHGCEAAFVSLLVEFGANLNLVKWESLGPESRGRRKVDPEALQVFKEARSVPRSLLNLCRVAVRRALGKYRLHLIPSLPLPDPIKKFLLYE, encoded by the exons ATGGCGGAGGGCGGCGGGCGGGCCGGGCCGGCGCCCGCAG GTCCTAATCTGAAGGAGTGGCTGAGGGAGCAGTTCTGTGACCACCCGCTGGAGCACTGCGAGGACACGAGGCTGCACGACGCTGCCTACGTGGGGGACCTGCAGACCCTGCGGAGCCTGCTGCAGGAAGAGAGCTACCGGAG CCGCATCAACGAGAAGTCTGTGTGGTGCTGCGGCTGGCTCCCCTGCACGCCCCTGCGCATCGCCGCCACCGCGGGCCACGGGAACTGCGTGGACTTCCTGATCCGCAAGGGGGCCGAGGTGGACCTGGTGGACGTGAAGGGACAGACGGCCCTGTACGTGGCTGTGGTGAACGGGCACCTGGAGAGCGCCCAGATCCTCCTGGAGGCCGGCGCCGACCCCAACGGAAGCCGGCACCACCGCAGCACGCCCGTCTACCACGCCTCGCGCGTGGGCCGGGCGGACATCCTGAAGGCCCTCATCAG GTATGGGGCGGACGTCGATGTCAACCACCACCTGACTCCTGACGCCCAGCCCCCTTTCTCGCGGCGGCTCACCTCCTTGGTGGTCTGCCCGCTGTACATCAGCGCCGCCTACCACAACCTGCAGTGCTTCAAGCTGTTGCTGCAGGCGGGGGCGAACCCGGACTTCAACTGCAACGGCCCCGTCAACACGCAGGGCTTCTACAGGGGCTCGCCCGGCTGTGTCATGGACGCCGTCCTGCGTCACGGCTGCGAGGCGGCCTTCGTCAGCCTGCTGGTGGAGTTCGGAGCCAACCTGAACCTGGTCAAGTGGGAGTCCTTGGGCCCAGAGTCgagaggcaggaggaaggtgGACCCTGAGGCGCTGCAGGTCTTTAAAGAAGCCAGAA GTGTCCCCAGGTCCCTGCTGAATCTGTGCCGCGTGGCTGTGAGAAGAGCGCTCGGCAAATACCGCCTTCATCTGATCCCCTCGCTGCCTCTGCCAGACCCCATAAAAAAGTTTCTGCTTTACGAGTAG